One stretch of Eupeodes corollae chromosome 2, idEupCoro1.1, whole genome shotgun sequence DNA includes these proteins:
- the LOC129945757 gene encoding procathepsin L-like, whose product MKICLILLAGLSAASAQGLFGGFGQLVPTLPPTGFFGQSFSKIPLLNNVQDFGEFVKQSGKTYATAAEQTLRAGIFKANQALIETNNQAFALGKSTFKLGANIFSDLSKADILSKLTGLKRNSVGDQKAQAHRQEAVAPKNAKIPDSFDWREKGGVTPVKFQGFDCNSCWSFAVTGAVEGHHFRKTNSLIPLSEQNLIDCSSDFGNTGCSGGYQEYGFEYIIQNKGVAKSDPYPYKMQDDKCKYNKNTKGADMKAFAVIEPGNEEKMKEIIATLGPLACSMNAATESFVLYKEGIYDDEECNKEDVNHSVLVVGYGSENGKDYWIVKNSWTDKWGEGGYGRIPRNKNSFCGIASECSYPIL is encoded by the exons ATGAAAATCTGCTTGATATTACTCGCTGGATTGTCAGCTGCCTCGGCTCAAGGTTTATTTGGTGGATTTGGCCAGCTAGTACCAACATTACCACCAACAGGATTTTTTGGACAGTCATTTTCTAAAATTCCTTTGTTGAATAATGTTCAGGACTTTGGAGAATTTGTG aaacaatctGGAAAGACGTATGCAACAGCTGCTGAACAAACATTGCGTGCAGGAATTTTTAAGGCTAATCAAGCCTTGATTGAAACAAATAACCAAGCGTTTGCTTTAGGCAAAAGTACATTTAAATTAGGTGCAAATATATTTTCTGATTTGTCAAAAGCTGATATTTTGTCCAAGCTTACTGGTTTGAAAAGGAATTCTGTGGGAGA TCAAAAAGCTCAAGCCCATAGACAAGAAGCTGTTGCTCCTAAAAACGCAAAAATTCCCGATAGTTTTGACTGGAGGGAAAAGGGAGGAGTTACTCCAGTTAAATTCCAAG GTTTTGATTGTAATTCTTGCTGGTCATTTGCTGTTACTGGAGCTGTTGAAGGTCATCATTTCCGCAAGACCAACTCTTTGATTCCACTATCCGAGCAAAATTTGATTGATTGCAGTTCAGATTTTGGTAATACTGGTTGTTCAGGTGGATATCAAGAATACGGGTTTGAGTACATTATCCAAAATAAAGGTGTTGCCAAGAGCGACCCCTACCCATACAAAATGCAAGATGACAAAtgtaaatacaacaaaaatactaaAGGTGCTGACATGAAAGCTTTTGCTGTAATCGAACCTGGCAATGAGgaaaaaatgaaggaaattatTGCTACCCTTGGACCTTTAGCTTGTTCAATGAATGCTGCTACTGAGtcttttgttttatacaaaGAAGGTATTTACGATGATGAAGAATGTAACAAAGAAGATGTGAATCACTCGGTTTTGGTTGTTGGATATGGCTCAGAAAATGGCAAGGACTATTGGATTGTTAAGAATTCATGGACTGATAAGTGGGGTGAGGGCGGTTATGGTCGAATTCCtagaaacaaaaacagtttCTGTGGAATCGCATCAGAATGCAGTTAtccaattttgtaa